The sequence CGCCCGTTTTTTCGCGGCTTCCTCTGCTCCGTGGAAGTAGCTGATGATCGGCTGAATCGCCGATCCCATTCCTAAGAACATAAGCAACATGACGCCATGAACATAATTTAAAACAGAAAAAGCCGCTACGCCCACTGTGCCCGCTAAACGGGCAAACATAATGTTATGTGAAATCGTAAATACAGAAATGCCTACTTCAGCGAGAAAACTTGGGAAGCCAAACGTAAACGCTTTGACCATTAAAGGCTTTTCAAATCTAAATTTAACAAGTTTAAGATTGCTTTTTTTCGTAAAAAAGTGGGAAGTGAGCACAAGCAACCCTAGTGTTGCCGCCAAAATCGTACCAAAAGCAATTTCCCGAACACCCATATCAAATACATATAAAATCATATAGTTGATCCCTACATTGGAAAAAGCGGTTGTCACAAGCGCTGCCATCGCCAAGTTTGGATTGCCGTCATTTCGTACAAAAATGCTAAATGCATTTTCCAACGTAAAAACAAAGCCAAACACTAAAAATACATTCATATAATCAGCGGCAAACGGAGCCGTTTCATCATTGGCGCCTAACGCATAAACGAGCGGTTCATGGAACATCCAAGCAATCAGTCCAATGATAAGCGTGCCCACCCCAATTAAGACAAGCGAATGCGTAAAAATAAACCGGGCACGCTCCGGTTCTTTTCGCCCCATGCTCTGAGAGTACAGGGTCGCACCGCCAATGCCAAGCCAAAGGGACATCGCGACAAAAACGGTGTATACAGGTCCAGCAATATTAACACCAGCAAGAGCGACTGGGCCCAATTTATTTCCAACCATTATTCCATCAACCGCTAAGTTGACAGCCATTAAAATCATCCCAACCAGTGAGGGGATTAAATAACGGATGAATATTTTCCCTATTGGTTGTGTGTCTAAAGGATTTTGTGTATGTTCTGTTCTCATTGTCCTTCACCTACCATAATTCCTCGCCAAAAAACAGCCCACCCAGCAGCCGTCTTTTTCTTGATTCTTTCTTTGTCTGCCCCATATACGAGCTCAATAGCTAAAGCATCCAACAATGCCATAAAAGCAAGCGTCGGCGTTTCCGGGTTTTGGCTGCCGATTCGTTTCGCCTTTATCGCCTTCGCAAACAACTGATAGATGAGCCTTTCAATTTGCTCCTCATTGCGCATAAAAATTTCCTCAACTGCATCATAAAGATGAACAGGTGGGAAAAACGAAATCCGCAACCAGAAGAAAAACCGTTCATCTTCCTCTACAAGTCGTTTATGTTCAGACACATAACGGAAAAGTTGTTGTTCAAATGCTTCGTCTTCGAAGTCCCCGAGCAGCTGCCTTTTCATATCCAATTCCAACTCAGCCACATCATGAACGACTTGCATAAACAAATCGTCTTTCCCGTCAAAATACGTATAAATGCTCTGTTTTTTTATGCCCGCTTCATGGGCGATTTGCGCCAACGATGCACCTTCATAGCCATGCCTTGAAAAAAATTTAAACGCGGCCGTTTTAATGTCTTTTGCTGTCATTTCCACCCCACCTTCCGAACGTTCGTCAGGTAATTATAGCAAATGCGGCTCGGAAAGAGTAGTTTTATTTTTTAAGAGAACAAGCCAGCTTGGAAGCACAATGCATCCAAGCTGGCTTGTATTTTCTAGGAAAGGTCGATTTTTGTGATTGTTTGCCCTACTAGATCGATATGAAAAACTTCGGGGCACTGCATTTGTTTCCATTGCTGAAAACCAAATTGTCGATCGATTGCATGCAACAGCAACGAAATTAGGTTTCCATGACTAACAATAACAGTCGGTTCTTCTGTTTTTGCGGCTTCCTCCACAACGGCCAATATCCGCTTCTTTGCCTGATTGGATGACTCGCCACCTGGCCATTTTTTGTCCATGTCGTAAAAACTGCTCTCTAACAATTCCAGCCAATTGTCTGCCGGTTTCCCGCATAAAACCCGTTCCTGCAAACGTTGGTCTTGCTTTATATGAAGCGCTAATTTTTCTGCGGTTGGTTTAGCGGTCGCCACTGCACGGGCAAATGGGCTTGAAACGATATGTTTAATGCCTTTTCGATGAAAAAAATTAGCTAAGCGCTCAGCATCGCTTTCCCCCTTCTCTGTTAAGGGAGCATCGGGCTGTTGCCCAGTTGCCTCGGCATGCCGAACGATATATAAGGATGATTTCAGTGTTAACGCCTCCTTTACAACGCTCTTAAACTCATGGGAAAATAATGAAAAAACAGACAAGGAGTTTCCCTATGCACATCCAACTGTCAGATGGCTGTCTCGTCTATGCTCATAAGCGTGGCACCGGATTACCAACACTCTTTCTACATGGCGGCCCTGGATATTGGAGCGGCTCTTTTGAACAGCTTGCTGGCCCCATATTGGAGAAAACAAGAACAATGATCTATCTTGACCAACGAGGCTGCGGTCGTTCACAACATGCGCCTTCGTCTACCTACCGTTATGACCGCTTGCTTACAGATATGGAAGAAGTCCGCCGTTTTTTTGGCTTTCACAAGTGGAGCGTGTTCGGTCACTCGTTTGGCGGCTTACTCGCCTTTCTCTATGCCTTACAGTACCCTAACCGTGTAGATTCGTTAATTTTATGCAATACAACGTTGTATATGGCTGAATCGTTAACCTATCAACTAAAGTATGGGAGCAACCTTCTCGGGAAAACCGCTAACCCGCCTACACAAACAAGTTTATTGGTAAAGCACTTTCAAGATACCATTATCCAACTCCGTGAAGGTGGAAACTGGGAACGTATCCAGTTTCAACACACCGCACATGCAAAACGGTTAGAACAGGCCGACGATTGCCCCGACAATCAAAGCGACCATCGCTTTCAGCAGGCATTCTTGCATTCTGACTTGTTCGCAATCGATTATCGAAAACGGACAACTGAATTTTTTAAGCCTGTCCTCATTCTTGCAGGAAAGCATGATCATGCAATCGGCCCTCACCATTATCAGCGTTTCTCGTTTCCAAACCAACAAATTGCGCTACTCAATTGTGGCCACCATCCTTACGCTGAAGATGGTTCAAGTTTTTACAATGAAATTGAACGATTCACAAGTGAGAAGCTGTAAACAGACAGGGGCTAATCGTGTTTACGACTCGTAGATGCTTTCGCCCCTTAAACTGCTTCATCACTCATTGCCTTATTTTCGTTTCATTTTCGGGTCCAATGCATCGCGCAACCCATCGCCGATCATGTTAAAACCAAGCACGACTAGCATAATCGACAAACCTGGGAAAAGGACAGACCAGTAGGCGTTTTGAATATAGCCTCTTGAATCAGCAAGCATTTTGCCCCACTCTGGCGTCGGCGGACTCGCCCCCATGCCGAGAAAGCCAAGTGCGGCCGCTTCAATAATGGCGACGCCAAATCCCAATGTCGCCTGGACAATGATCGGCGCCATGCTGTTCGGGAGAATATGGTGAA is a genomic window of Shouchella clausii containing:
- a CDS encoding MATE family efflux transporter produces the protein MRTEHTQNPLDTQPIGKIFIRYLIPSLVGMILMAVNLAVDGIMVGNKLGPVALAGVNIAGPVYTVFVAMSLWLGIGGATLYSQSMGRKEPERARFIFTHSLVLIGVGTLIIGLIAWMFHEPLVYALGANDETAPFAADYMNVFLVFGFVFTLENAFSIFVRNDGNPNLAMAALVTTAFSNVGINYMILYVFDMGVREIAFGTILAATLGLLVLTSHFFTKKSNLKLVKFRFEKPLMVKAFTFGFPSFLAEVGISVFTISHNIMFARLAGTVGVAAFSVLNYVHGVMLLMFLGMGSAIQPIISYFHGAEEAAKKRAIMRIAIRTAFIAGAACFLIGQVAATPIVHLFGDFPTEVKEMATLGIRLFFIAYFVMGINFVLMSYFQSIGSVAVATWITAGREILFMLLFLLTVPFVFGVNAIWLSIPFAELAVLALIIVYLKRNRIVFREDKGL
- a CDS encoding TetR/AcrR family transcriptional regulator; this translates as MTAKDIKTAAFKFFSRHGYEGASLAQIAHEAGIKKQSIYTYFDGKDDLFMQVVHDVAELELDMKRQLLGDFEDEAFEQQLFRYVSEHKRLVEEDERFFFWLRISFFPPVHLYDAVEEIFMRNEEQIERLIYQLFAKAIKAKRIGSQNPETPTLAFMALLDALAIELVYGADKERIKKKTAAGWAVFWRGIMVGEGQ
- a CDS encoding histidine phosphatase family protein, which produces MSVFSLFSHEFKSVVKEALTLKSSLYIVRHAEATGQQPDAPLTEKGESDAERLANFFHRKGIKHIVSSPFARAVATAKPTAEKLALHIKQDQRLQERVLCGKPADNWLELLESSFYDMDKKWPGGESSNQAKKRILAVVEEAAKTEEPTVIVSHGNLISLLLHAIDRQFGFQQWKQMQCPEVFHIDLVGQTITKIDLS
- a CDS encoding alpha/beta fold hydrolase translates to MHIQLSDGCLVYAHKRGTGLPTLFLHGGPGYWSGSFEQLAGPILEKTRTMIYLDQRGCGRSQHAPSSTYRYDRLLTDMEEVRRFFGFHKWSVFGHSFGGLLAFLYALQYPNRVDSLILCNTTLYMAESLTYQLKYGSNLLGKTANPPTQTSLLVKHFQDTIIQLREGGNWERIQFQHTAHAKRLEQADDCPDNQSDHRFQQAFLHSDLFAIDYRKRTTEFFKPVLILAGKHDHAIGPHHYQRFSFPNQQIALLNCGHHPYAEDGSSFYNEIERFTSEKL